The genomic segment TTATCGAAAAACGCGCCGTGAAGGACACTCGCGGAGTTTTAGCCGGTAAAAATCCGGCACTCCCCTCGTCTCTCCCCGGAGGCGGGGGGGTCTTCCCCCTCCTCTTAACAGAGGGGGCTACTGGGCAAAACGGGCTTTACGACCTAGGATCCCAGTAGTGAGTAGTAGATTTCcccgcgaaaaaaaaaaaaaatagatgtaTCTATCAAGTGTTTATCAAGGTCATTAAACCGAATCATGGTCGGCTGCAGATGGCACAATTCTGATTATCGCAGTTGATTCAATAATCGAGCTCTCTGCATACAGCGCAGAGTTGATCCGTGTTATTTGTCGTGATACATAATTACACATTGCATTAAACATTGTTGCATTTgtaatttgttttatcttaCGCGTGACAGTGCATCTACTCTATTTGCAGAAGCGAATCTCTCTCCTATTAACTAAGAACCAGGCGTTGTAAATGATGCGCGAGagtttcatttttattgctaCATTGTGCGCCGACTAAATTCCACAAAACCTGTTTTTTTCTTACCTGCGTCTTTCTAAACCCCCCAGGTGTGCGTGATATGTAGTGATTTACTGGCACCATCGGACGATGTTTTCCAAACACCGTGTGGACATATTTTTCACTTCGCGTGCTTAATACAGTGGCTAGAAAGGTAAATATTCGATACTATCAAACATTTCTGCATTCCCTTGtagttttctttcttttttgcctatcatacaaaaaaactttttttataatttttgaaaattttgtatgtTGCTTGCACGTGAATGCAGCTTGATCTGTGGAATTGTTGCAGATCAAAGACCTGCCCACAATGTCGGGACAGGACAACCGAGCGGACGATACGCaggatatatttcaatttttcgaacAGCGACAATATCGCAGAAGATGCTGCATCACTGCAGAACAGAATTGATAGCTTGACTTTTCAACTAAAGTTGAGAGATGAAAATCTCAATAAACTCACAGAGGCAAATGGAAAATTGGAGACGCAGACAGCTGGCTTAAGACAGGAAGTACGAAATGTTGAAAGTGAAATGAGAAGCAAGAATAGTGCAATTCTTGCGCTTAAGGAACAGATAAAGTTTTACAAACAGCAATGTTCGGATGCCAACAATTACAGGAAAGAGAATGAACATCTGAAGAAAAATCTTCAACATTTgaaaaagtatgtttttttttcataatattttgttatataagttttaaatatatacgtgtaatttttaagtttgtaCTTAATCTtgcaattaaatgtttatcttaCAGCGTACAGAGTCTTATAGATAGTTCTACACATGAGATGGATGATAAAATACTGATGACGAGTGATCCTTCCAAACTTGCAACATACATAGCAGTATTAAAaaggtattttatattttagtactttatatatttgatatatatggAGGTATAATATGGCAATAATATACTCATACATATGAATgtatcataaatttaattattaaattttccagGGAATTGAAACACATGTATAACAAGAGCAGAGAGGttagagagaaatataaaaaattacagcaAGATTACACCCGTGCCTCTACAGAAAACAAGGTTTTAGCAGAGGAGCGTACTAAGCGAAAGTATGTAAATTTCTTGATATATCAAATTGTCTTAGAATCATCGTTCTTAGattctattaaaatcttattttttagagaaatgGAAGAACGGTTAATGATCTGTGAGAGCGAGAAGATATCTCTGCAAACGCAGCTTTTTGAAATGCAGGCAAACGCGAACGCGTATAAATGCGTTAGCTGTAATAAAACATCCACGGAAAAGCTCAAGGAAGAGCTACTAAAACTTGAAGATACTGTAAATCTCGAAAAGAATGATAGctgcattattataaatccAGTAAGTAAACTATAACTTATTGCGtttaactaaaatgttttattttgaatatcaatatcataaattattatttcttgttGCAGGATAGTACCGAGGATACTCCACAGAGCATAAAATCGCAAGGTTTCTTTTCGATGAGAGATAACGGTATAAAAAGACAGAAATCCAGTAACAGTTTGAAAGAGACTTCGATACTTgcgaaaaaatcgaaattttatcAACCGAATCAAGTGAGTCACTTTACacttgtatttaatatattgttatctGTATTTTTGTCGCAATGTTCTcacatttatttcagaaaactGCCAGCGGCAGTGGTATGAGTTTTGATGGCTTCGGAGGACATGCTAGGTACGATAAATTTCCTAATCCGATACCCAGTTCACATGTAAAGAAAAGCAGAGAGGATTTAAGAAAACCGAAACTTGATACGGGTGACAATCAGAAACTCAATGATATACTGCATATGTAAGATGTATAATGATATAGGATGGTGcctaaattacaaaataaaattataataaaatataaattccaaGATATGAAAAGACGAATTTCAACTTGAAACTAGAATtgcgttatttattattacgtttaagGGAAAGAGATTAGATggttgtaaattttaaattcttgattgtaaaatataaacggccctatttttgtatcaaatttaattttgtaataaatattctctttgtaCTATGTATTATTCTactgattattaaaatacttatttttaatcctaTCTAATCTAACCTATGTgtgtacattattatttcctagatatataaatatataatcgatTGTTACTTGatcttttgtaatttaataaaaaaaatataaaataattctttactcgagtgtgtatatatgtatgtatatatcataaatcaattataattataaatttctcacGTAACAAAATAAGTTAGTGATAAGCGCGATTTACATCACTTACAAGTGTCAACTGTTGAACGCTAAACCTAGGATCCCAGTAGTGAGTAGTAGATTTCcccgcgaaaaaaaaatagaagtatCTATCAAGTGTCTATCAAGGTCATTAAACCGAATCATGGTCGGCTGCAGATGGCACAATTTCTGATTATCGCAGTTGATTCAATAATCGAGCTCTCTGCATACAGCGCAGAGTTGATCCGTGTTATTTGTCGTGATACATAATTACACATTGCATTAAACATTGTTGCATTTGGCATTTGTTTTATCTTACGCGTGACAGTGCATTTACTCTATTTGCAGAAGCGAATCTCTCTCCGTAGTCCGGTCAAATTAGACATTCAAGGTTACAATAATTCCGATAGAGCTGAAAATTCGTACGAATGTTTGGAACACCATTATAAATGAACTGTGAAAAGTCCCCATACATCCCGTgcctggaaaaaattttattcaaggtCAAAGGTGGCAAAAATGggttttttgtgtttttcagCCGAATGGtaagttttatcataaaaatagcTTAGACAATAATTGTAGATCGTGcaattatctataataattgtctctatacttttttctgtaagagtcatcgtttccgagatataatcattcaaaaagttgaaaaacGGTGTTCTTCATAATATGCACACGTTTCCACGTCACCTGTGAGGTAGTGTActtgacgcgttttttttaacgtggtTTCCCCGGTAGGCCTATTCCACGAACTATTGTGACcgtatttaattcaatactatactatttaataataaaaaatggaaaatgttaaaaataatgaaagaggTGTGAATTGTAATGAATTGGGTTAAATTATTGGTCTGATTCATAACCATCAAATACTTCtgcatcttcttcttcttcttgtttttCATGTtgttcgtcttcttcttcttcttcttcctcttcctgcTGAgtgcaaataaattgttcCAAGAGCGATTCATCAGATGTTTCCTCGCTGATATTGTATGAACTCTCTTCTGATGGCGATTCAACATTGGAACACGACTGGCCTTGACAATTAGTACATGCTAATGAACAAAACAATCCAACTTTTTTACAGCCGCATTTAGCATTACATCCTTTTGtacaattgcaaaaaattgtgTTGAGAAGTTTTTCCGGTGCAGGTGGGAGTAAAGTCTGGATTGGTTCCAATGTATTGTCGATCAACTTCCAACCCCAGTCCTTTGGATCTAGTTGATTACCAAGCCACACCTATAACTACGaatacgattaaaaaaatcaattgttTTTACATTACTACCATCAAATAAAGATCGAAGAAATTGAGGGATTTTAGGCAATGGTTCaagatatacaatattttaatattataacgtactatataatatataatacataacatGTACaataacactatattttaacgaaaaaattacttaataataataaaacaaattataacactataataattataaaactaatataacacattattaattataaaacaaactaTAACActaaatatcaatattgttatatataataaataatttccgaTATCTTGAACGCTTCTCTAGAGGTCTTCTGAACGTTTTcttgaaacaaaaaacaataacactaagaattaatgtttataataatagaataataataataatatttttaatcagtaattgtaaatctaaaggaacttttataatatataaatattaatgcaatttttcgaaaagctaccattaataatatttacaccTTTAATACCGTGGCACAGCACCTCGTTCTCATATTTCTCCAGCATATTTGTAAATAGCGGATTACCTCCTAAAcgttcaatttcaatttttatttttttgtttagttCTTTTAATACATCCCTTGTGTATTTAAAAGAACCTAGTTTCTTTAACAACTCcacaaaatgatttttaagaTTGATGTCCGTAGTTCGTTGTTTTAGAATATCTATAggttttattaaagatatatatttaaattttataaattaagatacaaatttttcgaACGTAATGCGTatatcatgttttttaaagGATACTTCTTATTCGCCGGTCATCATCGTGTTTAATCGCATGTATAATAGGGAAGCTGAATTTCCCTTCGGTCAGGTCatcacaataatttttatcgtccTGTGATAATAACAAATTCAGTTAGTTTACTTAATTAACCCTGGGATCGGGCACTCTGAATGATTCTTACACCCCAGTGTCGAGAAAATGAATCTCACGtcacagtaattttttttatcgttcgaGAATCTATATCTACCATCCATTCAAGAGGTTCCGAGACCCAATTCgcataatagaaaattaatcaaattaataataaaaattaaacaaattacttACCTTACCAACAcacaaattacaataatcATTATGTATCTGGTGGTAATAGCCCATTAAATTTAAGACCGATGAAAAGTCTTTATCGCAAAATGAAAAGAGTTTCATCAATTTCACCATTAACTTTACGAGCCAGCCAGcctctataaaattaattaatatacgaattttatatatgtaatttaatttttaaaatggagTTTTTGCTTCAGcagataataaaagttatcgcaaaatcataaatatttacttcttaTCGCATTTTTTTCATACTGGTCGTCAGTTGGACATATTGAATTGTTTCTccaatatatatcttttctttgtcCTCTGTTAAATTCCACTAATTCTTCAGTTAAGATTTTAACTGCCtgttaattaagatataaaaatagataacttaatttatgttctatttaacaaaataatatattggcTCGATTTTGTTAAGCTTCGAATTAGTACTGATTGTAATCAATACAGTGTTGATcgtaaagaaatatgtatacagtTTTATACGTGGTTAATTGCAAACATGTCGtgagatttttcaagaatgttatatcttttaaatacacacacacacacacacacacacacacacacatcgtcTTTATTACttgtaaaagtttttaaattatttgaggACAAACTTGTTAAAAAGCATTTAATGctataaattcaattatctatgatataatattgcaattcTTGAAATATAGTAATGTggatactttaaaaaatatgacattCTTGAAAAGTCtaaattcaattcaataaTGAGGGATATTGAATTTACGAAAAGTAtctatttcacattttttgatttatgtttttaatactTACTTCGGGATGTAACTTAATTGCTTTTTCTAAAGCAATAGCCTGCATATAATTTGTGGTACTTATTGTGTCACAAAGCCCATATACGGAATGGGTAACGGGAATGCCATCCCGCCAAATAGATCCATCTTGTATATCGTcgaatctaaaaaattaaacaacgcacatatacataaaagtCGATGATgctttacaataaaatgtaacttaCAAAATGCACACGTTGTAGACGATGCTTATTATATTGTTGATTTGACGCAGTTTATCAGCTGGTATCCTTAACCAGTAGTTAAACGCCACCGTTAATTTTGTGCatctattattttctacaCTTTGAATGTATTTGAACGGCTCCAAAAGTTCCTATATGAATTGAAcggagaattaaaatataaaattactagcTGATGTCCCGGGCTTCGCCCGAgagtcgtttttctttaaactatttcatttattcagtaaaatattcaaaaatgggtattattattaaagaaatgttgttcattaatacttattatttctcgaaaaattttaagaattttaaaattctctcaaagaattgtatatgaaacggggatagaattttccggggagtgctataaaatgtataatttttcgttaccgatttttttggaagccggtatcaaaaatttttccaatttttcgggaattaattgaccgaatcgcaaaaaattgtatatgaagtaggggtagaattttagaattttacggGAAGCGCTGTAAAGTGTATGATGTGTATAgcttttcgttaccgatcatagagatatatatgtggaatttttcggggagttCTGTAAAGTGTATGATGTGTATAgcttttcgttaccgatcatagagatataagaatgaAGTGCGCGAGTCATATGTTAGCACGTAAGAGGctgcgatataggaatagaaaaagaacgctgcatataggccctttctgtctttgtctacgcGCGCATGCGATCTCcatgttaccgattttttggaataaattaaaaaaattaacaaatgagATCGTTCATAAGTCGAACAATTTTAAGTGAATTATATGATAAGTTGCTACTTTCATATATTATCTGTCAAAACTAATAAATCAGGCATTTCAATTCGTGAGTGTCGCGAGCAAttaaggtggtcctttcgtgagaacaagtattagataggtacctaaatttgatatatgttaaatatacagtaataaggggcatgtgtacgaaaaatcaagtgaggttaccgacactttacaagaaataagtcattctaaatgtgcgttcgcggagcgtgccattgtcattctatccttgtttacatctaatgaacgagaagatagaatgatgcaaatcgccacgtccgaggttttcaacgaataatacatgtacttagcgatcagatgaatacattattcatgtcttaaaatattccctgaAGTTTCCGGATTTCGTACATACCTTGAAAATAAAGGCTTGCCGAATGTTTTGCTCTGATATATGAGGTTAAATAAGTAGTGGTCCAATCGCATATTGCTTTACTCGTACTGTTATGCCTGACCTAACCTAAATCGAGTCCAACCGCActactattgtgatattttttaattagtaaataattaaatacgattaaatcgtgcgtgtaaaatcatattatattattataattattgggatgttgtgtaatgtttgtcaatatgtctgttttcaattacctcatgacggactgttacttgactagctgggtccgcgaaaggaccaccttaGAAAATATTCGcacattataagaaaaagagaaagcgattAAGAGGATATCCCTGGTAACCATctccgatagaaaacgataaaaaaatttcttatcgtttttaatacggttagtgaatcgtttatttactgtactctatcagaaactcacgttacaaaatacttgggaTCCTATCGTAAATGTCTTATCAACTATACATCagtttttatcgtttttaatatggttagtgaatcgtttatttacggtattttatcagaaactcacgttacaaaatacttggaaTCTTATCGTAAATGTCTTCTCAGCTGCACatcagtttctatcgtttttaatatggttagtgaatcgtttatttacggtactctatcagaaactcacgttacaaaatacttggaaTCCTATCGTAAATATCTTATGAGCTATATatcagtttctatcgtttttaatataattagtgaatcgtttatttacggtactctatcagaaactcacgttacaaaatacttggaaTCCTATCGTAAACATATCTTATGAGCTATATatcagtttctatcgtttttaatataattagtgaatcgtttatttacggtatTCTATCAGAAACTCATGTTGCAAAATACTTGGGAGGTGCTTTTCAGGTGCTCcaaaattagtacaaaatgcggataaatattatagcttGTTAAAGTGTCATAGTAactattataagaatttcatgaataataaagaggtACATGTATATGAAAGGTGCATATTTAGCGGAATTGTGCTCCACACTGCAGCGTACAGTAAAACTATTAAAACCAACGATTCTGTAGTACAATTAGACGATGAtacaattatcgaaatattaagttttattattgtaaataaatgttgctTTGTCGTTTGTAAAGTTCTGACAACCATGCCTGCGGTCTAatcaattaagaataaatcatATGTTACAAGTTACTAGCGAAGCAcaagatgaaaaaataattccgattcAGCTGATAAAACGTAAACTTGTGGTCGTCGAAATGAAATGTGACAAATTTCTTTGTACAATGCCGAACCaatttgaaacattataactatatgtatattatatatcactttaattatcagttaaaaaacaaaatgtatctGTTCATAATTCTTCATATTTGtacacttatataaaatatatttttaataaattaagattaattacaGATTggcgtttatttattattaaaaattccgtGAAAGTTTATCTAAcatatagttaaaattatttttcataattttctataaaaaagtatcaaaattgattcagcTCTTCTGGCGTAAAAACAGCACGCGTAGAAATTAGTATATTcaacttaatttttcataaaaatccaTAGCTTTCTgtgaaaaagtataaaaaattgtagttattcatagtttttcatatatctgaattattaaatgtatgaaaatcaaaaaatttctatgaatacccagacagcacgcatgtccaaaagcgggacataagacgtctaaaaAGCATCTAAAAGACGtgttatgtcccgattttggacttggtgctgtctgggtattcacaaaatatgattttcatagaaattttttccgtcTGCTGCTTCTAAACAATTCGGTTAATATCGTTGATATACGATAGATAACGATTAGCTGTTGTACAGAAGATGATTGTCAGTcggaaaatcctgataagaaacgatagatgtgtcggttcggttaagtcgtataaatatcgacgagatgtctatcgtattaaccttataaaaacatatgcaaaatagaaggttttcaaacgattcaatttatatcattaatatacgatagaaaacgaaccgatttgctgccgtacagaagatgataagttgtatgtcggaaaatcctgataagaaacgatagatgtgtcggttcggttaagtcgtataaatatcgacgagatgtctatcgttttaaccttataaaaacatatgcaaagtagaaagttttcaaacgattcaattatatcattaatacgataaaaaacgaaccgatttgctgccataaagaagatgataagttgtatgtcagaaaatcctgataagaaacgatagatgtatcggttcggttaagtcatataaatatcgataagatgtctatcattttattcttatatatccgtattaatgcatacggtaaaattattaccataaataacgatacatATTATATCGTGTATATACGATTGATTCAGACGggcaataattgtacatatagaaaacgattcataactataaaatttttatagttattttcttattcggacctaaaacgatagaaaccgattcgattcgattaatgttttatctgtCTTTTAAATATGCAACGATAGAACCGATAAGATACGATTAAAAACGATACAGATATAGccgtttttaatcgttttctatcggatATGGTTACCAGGGATTTGCACgttataagaaagaaagagagagagagagagagagagagaagagagatacaaaaaaaaaaggtatgtatcttaaatataaaatttatattttaaaaaaattacgtcttTCAATCTCTCCATCTCTTTGttttatgtcttttttatttcatgaatatgatattttattgactTTCTGTCTTTccgttttttaagaaaaaaggaTATTCGCatattataagagagagagatagagagaagggaagagagaaggaaagagaaaaaaaggaagagaaaaagagaaagagagagagagaaagagagagataaagaaaaaaggtatgtatcttaaatattttttttttatttcattacatCATAtcatactataatataaaatccgactgtttgtctgtccgtccgtctgtccgtATATGATATCTTATTGACTTCCGTTtctcattaaatatttgcatactataagaaagaaataaagagaatagaatctttgcgattcggtcaattaattcccgaaaaattggaaaaatttctgatatcggcttccaaaaagatcggtaacaaaaaattatacattttatagcactccccagaaaattctatccccgtttcatatacaattctttgagattcggtcgagtacttatttcccaaaaaattaaagaaattaaaaaaatcagtttccagaaaatcggtagcaataaactatacactttatagcactccccgggaaattctacccctatttcatgtactcttgataaaaattcggtccactaacaaataagtagttcgcggacagacgaacggacggacggacggacagacaaacagtcgggttttatataatagtatgataaaagaagaaaagggagAATGGTATAGGACTGACCTTATCCTCCTCCGGGTCACCGCTTGGCGAACAATAGTATGGTATGACTTCCCTGGAATCCGTCATGTTGTGTGATGTCTCTTCTCTGATTGACAAAAACAGAATAACTAAATGTATATGCCAGTCTACGGGCTTATATTGTATCTCGATGTTGCAAGAAGCCGGCTATACACGTTCCGGTAGAACTTTCAGGTATGCCTGCGCAGGCACGCCTGTGCAGGTCTACCGGAACGTGTAGATGATAATGGGTGCACTACGGGCATCCGGTAGACCTGCACAGGCATGCCTGCGCAGGCATACCTGACAGTTCTACCGGAACGTGTGTAGCCGGCTTAACGGGGAACAATAAACACGGATATAACCCACATTGGGACCCACGATTACGCGTGGGCTATTAActaacccgggaaaaaatattcatatatgatcatatataatcatatatgattggccatatatggtcagatatggaaattggccagatctgaggatatatgatctggtattattgtatatgttaatatctgatcAGATATGATCAGGTATGATCAGATACGAACTGACACAGTTCAAtctggacatatatatttaagtaagtttcagaacattgttatatattttcaaaagttattttttaagtgtgccactttattataaaagtggactccacgatacaactgatacaaaaattgtgccgcttcatagcgcgagacagtgtcgtgtcttttgataccattcttataacactgttggtcaaattttaaatacgagaaacagatcccatcgaatgccatctatcggatactttgagatgcaatatctgatctgatcatatataatcttatatgactatataagttcatatatgattatatatgattttcagtttaaattataagatattatgtttgcaaaataatacgattaatatatttatttataagaactataatatatattatataacagttttttttacgaaggtaaaatttcattgtttataaaaatatttgataaaaattaatatgtcaattaaaaaagattaagtgtcttatgcaaaattagaagaaaagaaaaatttaaaataacacaagcaATGAGATGCCGTTTTTGGTCGAAGTGGATCTaggtgcttaataatatttcacaatatcaattattattaaatacatttttcagttttttaagctgcgtgccaatatggactttgtcggacttaaaacacatatatacatatatataaacgctctatatatgggcatgtaaaacttatatctgttcatatcttatttatatatgaacatatatgaacatatataagttttacatgttcatatataaatatatactgtcagatatgaatattttttcccgggaagGAACCAGGCGCTGTAAATGATgcgcgaaagttttatttttatttgcattttacaacCTTATCTTCCAACCTTGACTACGCGCCGACTAAATTTTGTCACATAGTTGAAACATATAGTTCCGGTTGGAGTAGTGAAATCTCccgaaagttttatttttatttctattttacatatttttcaaccagtatttgttaattacatttcttGGAAGATAAGgttgtaaaatgcaaataaaaataaaactttcgcgcATCATTTACGCGTCTGGTTTTAGTTATTCCGTTTTTTTCTACATTCGTGAATTTTTATTGGCGCCTATACTTCGAATTTTAAATCACGCTGGCTGAAAGTACGCGTAATATTACAACTAATAATAGattattgtgataaatatCACCACATACGTCTCGGATTAATCCGCCACATAACTTCTCTTGGAGGATCTTGCCGCACCTTTGCGCCTTGCTCCCTCCCGCCCCTTCTCGCTCCTTCTCCGACACACTGTGGCGACACACTTTTAAATACCATTAAAATACCGTAAGCATTCGTTTAGTGGTTGCGTGAAATTGGGCACGGGCGCCCGTCAGGTCTATCTTTTCGAAAGTCGGGTTGCCATAACTTCTCTTGGAGGATCTTGCCGCACCTTTGCGCCTTGCTCCCTCCCGCCCCTTCTCGCTCCTTCTCCGACACACTGTGGCGACACACTTTTAAATACCATTAAAATACCGTAAGCATTCGTTTAGTGGTTGCGTGAAATTGGGCACGGGCGCCCGTCAGGTCTATTTTTTCGAAAGTCGGGTTGCCATAACTTCTCTTGGAGGATCTTGCCGCACCTTTGCGCCTTACGCTATTGTACGCCGAAACGCTGTCGAGGCTGTAGACGTCCAAGGATACCGGCCGGCACCGTGCACCGTAATTGAACCTCGTTTGCCTCTTTCTCATTATGAACAGAAGGCCGGCTAAAAGGAC from the Temnothorax longispinosus isolate EJ_2023e unplaced genomic scaffold, Tlon_JGU_v1 HiC_scaffold_13, whole genome shotgun sequence genome contains:
- the LOC139823519 gene encoding uncharacterized protein; translated protein: MRSKNSAILALKEQIKFYKQQCSDANNYRKENEHLKKNLQHLKNVQSLIDSSTHEMDDKILMTSDPSKLATYIAVLKRELKHMYNKSREVREKYKKLQQDYTRASTENKVLAEERTKRKEMEERLMICESEKISLQTQLFEMQANANAYKCVSCNKTSTEKLKEELLKLEDTVNLEKNDSCIIINPDSTEDTPQSIKSQGFFSMRDNGIKRQKSSNSLKETSILAKKSKFYQPNQKTASGSGMSFDGFGGHARYDKFPNPIPSSHVKKSREDLRKPKLDTGDNQKLNDILHM
- the LOC139823509 gene encoding terpene synthase-like, which produces MTDSREVIPYYCSPSGDPEEDKELLEPFKYIQSVENNRCTKLTVAFNYWLRIPADKLRQINNIISIVYNVCILFDDIQDGSIWRDGIPVTHSVYGLCDTISTTNYMQAIALEKAIKLHPEAVKILTEELVEFNRGQRKDIYWRNNSICPTDDQYEKNAIRKAGWLVKLMVKLMKLFSFCDKDFSSVLNLMGYYHQIHNDYCNLCVGKDDKNYCDDLTEGKFSFPIIHAIKHDDDRRIRNILKQRTTDINLKNHFVELLKKLGSFKYTRDVLKELNKKIKIEIERLGGNPLFTNMLEKYENEVLCHGIKGVNIINGSFSKNCINIYIL